The following are from one region of the Salvelinus fontinalis isolate EN_2023a chromosome 5, ASM2944872v1, whole genome shotgun sequence genome:
- the LOC129855169 gene encoding zinc finger and BTB domain-containing protein 7A-like, with protein sequence MSLGAGGRGGRRLRGTGGGGGGRGEAAEEGLVGIPFPEHSADILGSLNKQRLSGLLCDVLLVNQEKEFPAHRSVLASCSPYFYKLFTSGPTADQQHVYSIDFVAAEALGALLDFAYTATLTVSHSSVGDILAAAHLLEISPVQEVCTHLLDTKVLSPPAGSERGEEEDDDDEEEEEGKGGGGEVEQGNRLRAQEYLQYFQRGAHWSSSCSTPELRDMPTHLHFNHGNGAQSNGAPSGPREYYSPLDLALTQAPTQDPEDEEDEDEEDEGEVEHSESGGAMLAWARGNGGGPGASFYVPAQNGHFYLPTKPKLETEEEGEEEGGQDGERGSASALLQKMMDSIERQKERAAAGEELGEGEDPDVEFYLNYFNSTQHEDAAAAVSQGLLPLWTARGSSSRERERGGGERGGKGGEERGGGGERKMRSKAFQKCPICSKVIQGAGKLPRHIRTHTGEKPYECAICKVRFTRQDKLKVHMRKHTGEKPYLCTQCGAAFAHNYDLKNHMRVHTGLRPYQCSSCFKTFVRSDHLHRHLKKDGCNGIPSRRGRKPRVRDPGLLEVPVGLAGPGPRSVRGRRRMEAASAAAVEGASMAHAHSPQPQEMAGEPGD encoded by the exons ATGTCGTTGGGAGCCGGCGGGAGGGGCGGGCGGCGGCTCAGGGGCActgggggtggaggaggagggagaggggaggcggCGGAGGAGGGCCTGGTGGGCATCCCCTTCCCAGAGCACAGCGCAGACATCCTGGGCAGCCTGAACAAGCAGCGCCTCAGCGGCCTGCTGTGTGACGTGCTCCTGGTCAACCAGGAGAAGGAGTTCCCCGCCCACCGCTCGGTCCTGGCCTCCTGCAGCCCATACTTCTACAAGCTGTTCACCTCTGGTCCAACTGCCGACCAGCAGCACGTCTACTCCATCGACTTTGTGGCGGCCGAGGCCCTAGGCGCCCTGCTGGACTTTGCCTACACAGCCACGCTGACCGTCAGCCACAGCTCCGTGGGAGACATCCTGGCCGCTGCCCACCTGCTGGAGATCTCGCCCGTCCAGGAAGTCTGCACTCACCTGCTGGACACCAAAGTGCTCTCCCCGCCG GCGGGCAGTGAgcgaggagaagaagaggatgatgatgatgaggaggaggaggaggggaaaggtggaggaggagaggtggagcagGGGAATCGGCTGCGGGCCCAGGAGTATCTACAGTACTTCCAGAGAGGGGCCCACTGGAGCAGCAGCTGCAGCACGCCAGAGCTCAGGGACATGCCCACACACCTGCACTTTAATCATGGCAATGGGGCCCAAAGCAACGGGGCCCCCAGCGGCCCCAGAGAGTACTACTCTCCCCTGGACCTCGCCCTGACCCAGGCCCCCACACAGGACCCTGAAGATgaagaggatgaggatgaggaggacgaaGGGGAAGTGGAGCACTCTGAAAGTGGCGGGGCAATGCTGGCCTGGGCCAGGGGTAACGGAGGGGGGCCAGGGGCCTCTTTCTACGTCCCAGCCCAGAACGGACACTTTTACCTCCCAACGAAGCCCAAACTGGAGacggaggaagagggggaggaagagggggggcaggatggagagaggggctCGGCCAGCGCCCTCCTGCAGAAGATGATGGACTCCATCGAGAGGCAGAAGGAGCGGGCCGCGGCCggggaggagctgggggagggagaggaccCGGACGTGGAGTTTTACTTGAATTACTTTAATAGCACGCAGCACGAAGATGCCGCTGCCGCCGTCTCACAGGGACTGCTGCCCCTCTGGACGGCACGGGGCAGCTctagccgagagagagagagggggggaggagagaggggaggaaagggaggagaagagagagggggcggaggggagaggaagatgcGCTCCAAGGCCTTCCAGAAGTGCCCCATCTGCTCCAAGGTCATCCAGGGTGCAGGCAAGCTACCCCGCCACATCCGCACGCACACGGGAGAGAAGCCCTATGAGTGCGCCATCTGCAAAGTGCGCTTCACCAG GCAGGACAAGCTCAAGGTTCACATGCGTAAGCATacgggagagaagccttacttgtgCACGCAGTGCGGTGCTGCGTTCGCCCACAACTACGACCTGAAGAACCACATGCGTGTGCACACAGGCCTGCGGCCCTACCAGTGCTCCAGCTGCTTTAAGACTTTTGTGCGTTCAGACCACCTGCACCGCCACCTCAAGAAGGACGGCTGCAACGGCATCCCCTCCCGCCGCGGCCGCAAGCCTCGTGTGCGGGACCCCGGGCTCCTGGAGGTCCCTGTGGGGCTGGCGGGCCCCGGCCCTCGGAGTGTCAGGGGGAGACGGCGCATGGAGGCGGCTTCAGCTGCGGCGGTGGAGGGGGCCTCCATGGCCCATGCACACAGTCCTCAGCCCCAGGAGATGGCAGGGGAGCCGGGGgactga